The following coding sequences are from one Odontesthes bonariensis isolate fOdoBon6 chromosome 10, fOdoBon6.hap1, whole genome shotgun sequence window:
- the exorh gene encoding extra-ocular rhodopsin isoform X2 encodes MNGTEGPNFYVPMSNRTGLVRSPFEHPQYYLAEPWKYSLLAAYMLFLIVTAFPINFLTLYVTVKHKKLRNPLNFVLLNLAVADLFMIIGGFTVTLYTALHGYFILDVTGCNVEGFFATLGGEIALWSLVVLAIERYVVVCKPMTNFRFGEKHAIAGLGFTWIMALTCAVPPLIGWSRYIPEGMQCSCGIDYYTPKPELNNTSFVIYMFVLHFCIPLFIIFFCYSRLLCTVRAAAQQQESETTQRAEKEVTRMVIVMVISFLVCWVPYATVAWYIFANQGVEFGPVFMTAPAFFAKSSALYNPVIYILLNRQFRNCMITTVCCGKNPFGDDEAAAAVSKTQTSSISSSQVAPA; translated from the exons ATGAACGGCACGGAAGGACCCAACTTTTATGTCCCGATGTCTAACAGAACTGGGTTGGTGCGCAGCCCATTTGAGCACCCTCAGTATTACCTGGCTGAGCCCTGGAAGTACTCTCTACTGGCTGCATACATGCTGTTCCTTATCGTCACTGCCTTCCCCATTAACTTCCTCACCCTCTATGTCACTGTCAAGCACAAAAAGCTGAGAAACCCTCTGAACTTTGTTCTGCTCAACCTGGCAGTGGCCGACCTCTTTATGATTATTGGAGGTTTCACAGTCACTCTCTACACAGCCCTGCATGGATATTTCATCTTAGATGTCACTGGCTGCAATGTCGAAGGATTCTTCGCCACCTTAGGAG GAGAGATTGCCCTCTGGTCGCTGGTGGTTTTGGCAATTGAGCGCTACGTTGTGGTCTGTAAGCCAATGACCAACTTCCGCTTTGGGGAAAAACATGCCATTGCTGGCCTTGGATTCACTTGGATCATGGCCCTGACCTGTGCTGTTCCACCACTGATTGGATGGTCACG GTATATCCCAGAGGGAATGCAGTGTTCCTGTGGGATTGACTACTACACTCCCAAGCCTGAGCTCAACAACACCTCATTCGTCATTTATATGTTTGTCCTCCACTTCTGTATCCCCCTCTTCATCATTTTCTTCTGCTACAGTCGCCTGCTCTGCACAGTTCGA GCTGCCGCCCAGCAGCAAGAGTCGGAAACCACTCAGAGAGCAGAGAAAGAGGTGACACGCATGGTTATTGTCATGGTGATCTCCTTCCTGGTGTGCTGGGTGCCCTATGCTACTGTGGCTTGGTACATCTTTGCCAATCAAGGAGTTGAGTTTGGGCCGGTATTCATGACAGCTCCGGCCTTCTTCGCCAAGAGTTCCGCTCTGTACAACCCAGTCATCTACATTCTGCTAAACAGACAG TTCAGAAACTGCATGATAACCACAGTGTGCTGTGGAAAGAACCCATTTGGAGATGATGAGGCCGCCGCCGCTGTCTCCAAAACCCAGACTTCATCCATCTCTTCCAGCCAGGTGGCCCCCGCTTGA
- the exorh gene encoding extra-ocular rhodopsin isoform X1 produces the protein MNGTEGPNFYVPMSNRTGLVRSPFEHPQYYLAEPWKYSLLAAYMLFLIVTAFPINFLTLYVTVKHKKLRNPLNFVLLNLAVADLFMIIGGFTVTLYTALHGYFILDVTGCNVEGFFATLGGEIALWSLVVLAIERYVVVCKPMTNFRFGEKHAIAGLGFTWIMALTCAVPPLIGWSRYIPEGMQCSCGIDYYTPKPELNNTSFVIYMFVLHFCIPLFIIFFCYSRLLCTVRAAAAQQQESETTQRAEKEVTRMVIVMVISFLVCWVPYATVAWYIFANQGVEFGPVFMTAPAFFAKSSALYNPVIYILLNRQFRNCMITTVCCGKNPFGDDEAAAAVSKTQTSSISSSQVAPA, from the exons ATGAACGGCACGGAAGGACCCAACTTTTATGTCCCGATGTCTAACAGAACTGGGTTGGTGCGCAGCCCATTTGAGCACCCTCAGTATTACCTGGCTGAGCCCTGGAAGTACTCTCTACTGGCTGCATACATGCTGTTCCTTATCGTCACTGCCTTCCCCATTAACTTCCTCACCCTCTATGTCACTGTCAAGCACAAAAAGCTGAGAAACCCTCTGAACTTTGTTCTGCTCAACCTGGCAGTGGCCGACCTCTTTATGATTATTGGAGGTTTCACAGTCACTCTCTACACAGCCCTGCATGGATATTTCATCTTAGATGTCACTGGCTGCAATGTCGAAGGATTCTTCGCCACCTTAGGAG GAGAGATTGCCCTCTGGTCGCTGGTGGTTTTGGCAATTGAGCGCTACGTTGTGGTCTGTAAGCCAATGACCAACTTCCGCTTTGGGGAAAAACATGCCATTGCTGGCCTTGGATTCACTTGGATCATGGCCCTGACCTGTGCTGTTCCACCACTGATTGGATGGTCACG GTATATCCCAGAGGGAATGCAGTGTTCCTGTGGGATTGACTACTACACTCCCAAGCCTGAGCTCAACAACACCTCATTCGTCATTTATATGTTTGTCCTCCACTTCTGTATCCCCCTCTTCATCATTTTCTTCTGCTACAGTCGCCTGCTCTGCACAGTTCGAGCG GCTGCCGCCCAGCAGCAAGAGTCGGAAACCACTCAGAGAGCAGAGAAAGAGGTGACACGCATGGTTATTGTCATGGTGATCTCCTTCCTGGTGTGCTGGGTGCCCTATGCTACTGTGGCTTGGTACATCTTTGCCAATCAAGGAGTTGAGTTTGGGCCGGTATTCATGACAGCTCCGGCCTTCTTCGCCAAGAGTTCCGCTCTGTACAACCCAGTCATCTACATTCTGCTAAACAGACAG TTCAGAAACTGCATGATAACCACAGTGTGCTGTGGAAAGAACCCATTTGGAGATGATGAGGCCGCCGCCGCTGTCTCCAAAACCCAGACTTCATCCATCTCTTCCAGCCAGGTGGCCCCCGCTTGA
- the ift122 gene encoding intraflagellar transport protein 122 homolog, which yields MRAVQVWQEKVRERVYDLAFKPDGSQLIIAAGLRVLVYDAAEGSIVQPLKGHKDTVYCVAYAKDGKRFASGSADKSIIIWTSKLEGILKYTHNDSIQCIAYNPVTHQLASCSSGDFGLWSPEQKSVNKHKVSSKITCCGWTNDGQYLALGMMNGVVSICNKNGEEKVKIERPGGSSSPIWSIAWNPSKDEHNDFLAVADWGQKLSFYQLSGKQIGKDRTLTYDPCCVSYFSKGEYIVMGGSDKQVSLYTKDGVRLGTIGEQNAWVWTCRVKPDSNFVVLGCQDGTIACYQLSFSTVHGLYKDRYAYRDSMTDVIVQHLITEKKVRIKCRELVKKIAIYRNRLAIQLPEKILIYELVLDDMNYRIKEKICRKFECNLLVVCSQHIILCQEKRLQCLSFTSVREKEWVMESLIRYIKVIGGPPGREGLLVGLKNGAILKIFVDNPFPITLLKLSTSVRCLDMSASRNKLAVVDEHNTLLVYEINSKELLFQEPNANSVAWNTQCEDMLCFSGNGYLNIKASNFPVHQQKMQGFMVGYNGSKIFCLHVYSMSAVEVPQSAPMYQYLERKMFKEAHQIACLGVTDSDWRDLATEALEGLDFETAKKAFIRIRDLRYLELINSIEERKKRGENDNELFLADVYAFQGKFHEAAKLYKRNGHESRALSMYTDLRMFEYAKEFIGATDPKSTRMLMTKQADWAKSSKEPRAAAEMYLSAGEHLKAIDIIGEHGWADMLIDIARKLDKAEREPLAKCALHFKRLKHHGYASETYSKMGDLKALLDLHVETRHWEEAFSLVEKHPHFKYDVFVPYAQWLAENDRFEEAQKAFHMAGRQNEAVKVLEQLTHNAVVENRFNDAGYYYWMLSMQCLDIARESEDQRVEMLKKFERFQHLAELYHVYRSIQRYTDEPFSSHMPETLFNICRFLLNNLTKDIPPGVSKVNTLYALAKQSRKLGAYKLARYSYEKLQELHVPSRFLESIELGSLTIHSKPFHDSEDLIEGMMCYRCSTSNPLLNNQGSVCINCRQPFIYSASSYEVLPLVQFYLEEGIIDEEALSLIDLEVPHTDQREARGQGMDNGEPQSLRIDDGMDDEEEDPFTAKMTFEQGGSTFVPVKVSRSVLRSMSRRDVLIKRWPRPLKWEYFRSLLPDVSITMCPTCFKMFHSEDYELLVLQHNCCPYCRRPIDEPN from the exons ATGAGAGCCGTACAAGTATGGCAAGAGAAAGTTCGTGAACG AGTGTATGATCTTGCATTCAAGCCTGATGGGAGCCAACTCATTATAGCTGCGGGGCTTCGTGTCCTG GTGTATGATGCAGCAGAAGGGAGTATTGTCCAGCCTTTAAAAGGACACAAAGACACAGTGTACTGTGTAGCCTATGCCAAGGATG GTAAAAGATTTGCCTCAGGATCAGCTGACAAAAGTATTATCATCTGGACTTCTAAACTAGAGGGCATTTTGAAATACAC TCACAATGACTCTATCCAGTGTATTGCCTACAACCCAGTCACACACCAACTTGCCTCCTGCTCTTCTGGGGACTTTG gtCTGTGGTCCCCGGAGCAAAAATCTGTCAACAAACATAAAGTCAGCAGCAAGATAACATGTTGTGG GTGGACAAATGATGGGCAGTACCTTgctcttggcatgatgaatggtGTGGTGAGCATATGCAACAAGAATGGAGAGGAGAAGGTCAAAATAGAGCGTCCAGGGGGCTCTTCTTCTCCTATCTGGTCCATCGCTTGGAATCCCTCTAA GGATGAACACAACGACTTTTTGGCTGTGGCAGACTGGGGTCAAAAGCTCTCCTTCTACCAGCTCAGCGGAAAGCAG ATCGGAAAAGACAGAACTCTAACCTATGACCCGTGTTGCGTCAGCTACTTCTCCAAGGGCGAGTACATAGTGATGGGTGGCTCAGATAAACAGGTGTCCCTCTACACTAAAGATGGCGTACGGTTAGGAACCATTGGAGAGCAGAATGCCTGGGTGTGGACATGCCGAGTTAAGCCTGACTCCAACTTTGTG GTGTTGGGCTGCCAGGATGGGACCATCGCCTGCTACCAACTTTCCTTCAGCACAGTTCACGGCCTGTACAAAGATCGCTATGCTTATAGAGACAGCATGACTGACGTCATCGTCCAGCATCTtatcactgaaaaaaaag TGAGGATCAAGTGTCGAGAGTTGGTGAAGAAGATTGCCATTTACAGAAACCGTCTTGCCATCCAGCTGCCTGAGAAGATCCTCATCTATGAGCTCGTCTTGGACGACATGAACTATCGCATCAAGGAGAAAATTTGCAGGAAGTTTGAATGCAACCTGCTGGTGGTCTGCTCGCAGCATATCATTCTGTGTCAG GAGAAGAGACTCCAGTGTCTGTCCTTCACCAGCGTCAGGGAAAAAGAATGGGTGATGGAATCTCTGATTCGTTACATCAAAGTCATTGGTGGTCCGCCAGGCAGAGAGGGCCTACTTGTGGGGTTGAAGAACGGAGCA ATCCTGAAGATATTTGTCGACAACCCGTTTCCCATCACGCTGCTGAAGCTGTCGACGTCAGTGCGCTGCCTGGACATGAGTGCCTCACGCAATAAACTGGCTGTGGTTGATGAGCACAACACTCTCCTGGTCTATGAAATCAACAGCAAAGAATTACTTTTTCAA gaGCCAAACGCTAACAGCGTGGCCTGGAACACCCAGTGTGAGGACATGCTGTGCTTCTCTGGGAATGGCTACCTTAACATCAAGGCTAGTAACTTCCCTGTACACCAGCAGAAGATGCAGGGCTTTATGGTCGGCTACAACGGCTCTAAGATCTTCTGCCTCCACGTTTATTCCATGTCTGCAGTGGAGGTGCCTCAG TCAGCACCCATGTACCAATACCTGGAGAGGAAGATGTTTAAGGAGGCCCACCAGATCGCCTGTCTAGGTGTGACAGACAGTGACTGGAGGGATTTGGCCACAGAGGCTCTGGAGGGCCTTGACTTTGAAACCGCCAAGAAG GCCTTTATTAGAATCCGAGACCTGCGCTACCTGGAGCTGATCAACAGCATAGAG GAGAGGAAGAAGCGGGGTGAGAACGACAATGAGCTGTTCCTGGCAGATGTCTATGCCTTCCAGGGGAAATTCCACGAGGCAGCCAAGCTCTACAAGCGCAATGGCCACGAATCCAGAGCCCTGAGCATGTACACTGACCTGCGGATGTTTGAGTACGCCAAG GAGTTTATCGGGGCCACAGACCCGAAGAGCACTCGGATGCTAATGACCAAACAGGCAGACTGGGCCAAAAGCAGCAAGGAGCCGCGGGCAGCAGCGGAGATGTACCTGTCAGCAGGGGAACATCTGAAAGCCATAGATATTATTGGAGAGCACGGTTGGGCAGACAT gctgATTGACATTGCACGTAAGTTGGACAAGGCTGAGCGTGAACCACTGGCAAAATGTGCACTCCACTTCAAGAGGCTGAAACATCACGGCTATGCCTCAGAGACTTATTCAAAGATGGGAGACTTGAAGGCTCTGTTGGACCTGCATGTGGAAACCAGACATTGGGAAGAG GCCTTTTCACTGGTGGAGAAGCACCCTCACTTCAAATACGATGTCTTTGTGCCTTACGCCCAGTGGTTGGCTGAAAACGACCGCTTCGAGGAGGCGCAAAAAG CATTTCATATGGCTGGGCGTCAAAATGAAGCTGTGAAGGTCCTGGAGCAGCTTACCCACAATGCTGTGGTGGAGAACAGGTTTAATGATGCAGGTTACTATTACTGGATGCTGTCAATGCAGTGTTTGGACATTGCCAGAG AAAGTGAAGATCAGAGGGTTGAAATGCTGAAGAAGTTTGAGCGTTTTCAGCATCTTGCTGAGCTTTACCACGTCTATCGCTCCATTCAGCGTTACACG GATGAACCCTTCAGTTCTCACATGCCGGAGACGCTCTTCAACATCTGCAGATTCCTCCTAAACAACCTTACCAAGGACATACCACCAGGCGTTTCTAAAGT TAACACACTGTATGCGTTGGCCAAGCAGAGTCGAAAACTGGGCGCATATAAGCTCGCCAGGTATTCCTACGAGAAGCTCCAGGAGCTTCACGTTCCCTCACGCTTCCTGGAGTCCATAGAACTGGGCAGCCTCACCATTCACTCCAAGCCCTTCCATGACAGCGAG GACCTCATTGAGGGCATGATGTGCTACCGTTGCTCCACCAGCAACCCCCTTCTGAACAACCAGGGCAGTGTGTGCATCAACTGCAGGCAGCCTTTCATCTACTCAGCTTCATCATATG AGGTGCTGCCTTTGGTGCAATTCTACCTTGAGGAGGGTATCATTGACGAAGAGGCTCTTTCTCTTATTGACCTGGAAGTTCCTCACACGGATCAGAGGGAGGCACGGGGGCAGGGTATGGACAACGGTG AGCCGCAGTCTTTGAGGATAGATGACGGTATggatgatgaagaggaagatCCATTTACAGCCAAAATGACTTTTGAG CAAGGGGGCTCCACCTTTGTCCCTGTCAAGGTGAGCCGTTCCGTGCTGCGCTCCATGAGCAGAAGGGATGTCCTGATCAAACGCTGGCCCAGGCCGCTCAAATGGGAATACTTCCGCTCCCTGCTGCCTGATGTGAGCATCACCATGTGCCCCACCTGCTTCAAG ATGTTTCACAGTGAGGATTATGAGCTCCTGGTGCTACAGCACAACTGCTGTCCTTACTGTCGCAGACCCATCGACGAAccaaactga